Part of the Cryptosporangium arvum DSM 44712 genome, GGTCTGCTGTCCGGCGTGGCCGAGTTGCTGGGCGTCGACGCCAGGGACCTCGCCGACCGGCTCCCGCTCACCGACGAGGTGCAGGCCGCGCTGGTCGAGGAGCAGGGTGAGTTCGGCGTCGTGCTGAACGCGATCCGTGCCTACGAGTCCGGCGCGCGCGGGATGGCGCGGGTGCAGAACAAGCTCTCGCTGGCCGTCCTCGCGAAGAGCTACCTCGAGGCCGCCGCCTGGCAGGTCTCCACGTCGGCGGCGATCGGCTAGCGGCCGGGCGTCACTCCGGCGCCGCGGGCAGCGCCACCCGGCGGTTGGCCGGCAGTCGGTGCGTACCGGCCGCGGCGCCCTTGGCCTTGAGCGACATGACGAACGCGAGCACGGTCGCCACCGCCGCGTACAGCTCCGGCGGGATCTCCTGACCGATGTCGCACGCCTTGTACAGCGTCCGGGCCAGCGCGACGTCCTGGATCACCGGCACCCGGTTCTCGGTGCCGAGCTCACGGATCTTCTGCGCGATCGTGCCGGTGCCCTTCGCCACCACCCGCGGCGCGCCCTTCAGCGGGTCGTACCGGAGCGCGACCGCGTAGTGCGTCGGGTTGACGATCACGGCGTCGGCCTTGGGGACGTCGGCCATCATGCGGTTGCGTGACATCGCCATCTGCTTGGCCCGGATCGCACCTTTGACGTGCGGGTCACCCTCGCTCTTCTTGTGCTCCTCCTTGATGTCCTGCTTGCTCATCCGCAACTGCTTGTCGGTCCGACGCTTGGCGACGGCGTAGTCGGCGGCGGCCATCACGAGCCCGGCCGCCGCCGCCGACCGGATCAGCCGTTCCACCGTGACCACGACCTGCTCCATGATCACTGCGGTCGGGATCTGCCCGTTGCCCATCAGGACCGGGATGACGTCCTTGATCGACCAGTAGAGGACGGCGCCGATCACCCCGCTCTTGACGATCGTTTTGATCGCCTCCCACAGCGCGTGCGGGCCGAGGATCTTCTTGAGTCCGGAGAACGGGTTGAGCTTGCTGAACTTCGGCTTGAGCAGCTTCGTCGCGAAGTTCAGACCGCCCTGCGCGGCGGTGGAGCCGATGCCGGTGAGCATCATCCCGACCGCGAGCGGCGCGACCGTGAGTGCGATCGCCGGCAGCATGTCGGTCAGCAGCCCGAGCATGCGGTTCGCGTCGGGGTCCTCGACGACGTCGATCGCTTTCTCGAACAGCGTCCGGGCGCGGTCCATCATCGAACGGATCACCATCGGCAGCAGGAAGCTCGCCAGCAGCATCCCCACCCAGGCCCCGAGGTCGGGGGTCCGGGCTATCTGGCCCTCCTTCCGGGCCTTCTTCTTCTTTTGCGGTGTCGGCTTCTCGGTCTTCTCACCGGACACGGTTCACGCCCGGATCACGGTCATCACGGCCACCACCGCGGTGTCGACGACCTCCTCGACCATGCCCGGCACGATGCCGATCGCCAGCCCGCCCAGCAGCATCGTCATCAGGATCTTGACCGGGAACCCCAGCGAGAACGCGTTGAGCGCCGGGGCCGCCCTGGTCAGCAGGCCGAGCGCGACGTCGGTGCAGAAGAGCACCGCGATCAGCGGCCCGGCGATCTGCATCGCGGCCAGGAACATCTGCCCGATGCCCTCGGTGAGCACGTGGCCCAGCGCCGAGAACGACAGGATCCCGGTCAGCGGGACCGCGTCGTAGGACTCCGCGAAGCCCCGGATGATCAGCGCATGGCCGCCGGTGGCGAACAGCAACGTCGTCGCGAGCAGGTTGTAGAAGCGGCCGAACGGGGCGGTCTGCGTGTTGGCCATCGGGTCGTAGGCCATCGCGACCTGGAAGCCGCCGAACATGTCGATCAGGTCGCCGGCGACCTGGAACGCGGTGAACAGCAGCGCGGTGATGTAGCCCAGCGCGGCGCCGACCACGACCTGCTGGGCGGCACTGGACACGAGCGGCGCCCACTCCAGCGGCGGGGCCTGGCTCTGCACGGCCGGCCCCACCGCGAGCGCGATCGTCAGCGCCAGGATCGCTTTGATCCGCGCGGAGATCATCGGCGCCGCGAACGGCGGCACCACGATCAGCCACGCCGACGCGCGGACGGTGGCGAGTAGCAGCGCCACCAGCTGCGACCCCTCGAATTGCCAGGTCATGACCCGGACAGGAGCGTGGGTATCCGGGCGTAGATCTGGGTCGTGTACGACACCAGCTCGTGCAGCATCCAGTTGCCGCCGAGCAGCAGCGCGGCCCCCGCGGCGATGGCTTTCGGCACGAACGAGAGCGTCTGTTCCTGGATCTGGGTCACCGACTGAAACAGCGAGATCAGGAAGCCGACGCCGAGCGTCGTGAGCAGGATCGGCGCGCTGAGCTTCGCGATGATCGTCATCGTGTAGAGCCCGATCTCGATGATCTGCGCATCGGTCATGAGGTGGCCTCCTACCGGTAGCTCGCGACCAGCGCGGTCACGACGAGGGTCCAGCCGTTGGACATGACGAACAGCAGAAGCTTGAACGGCAGCGACACCATCACCGGCGGCAGCATCATCATGCCCAGCGACATCAGCGACGCCGACACGACCATGTCGACGACGATGAACGGCAGGAAGATGACGAAGCCGATGATGAACGCGGCACGCAGCTCGGACAGCACGAACGCGGGGATCAGCACCGGCAGCGAGACGTCGTCCTTGTTCTTCGGCCTGGGCTTGTCGGCGACCCGGTTCATCAGCGCGATCTCGTCCTTGCGGGTGTGCTTGAGCATGAACTCGCGCAGCGGCTGGACGCCGTCCTGGAACGCCTCGGTCTGACTCTTGGTGCCTTTCAGGTACGGCTGGACGCCCTGCGAGTTCACCTGGCTGAGCACCGGCGTCATGATGAAGATGCTGATGAACAGCGCGAGGCCGGCCAGGACCTGGTTCGGCGGGATCGTCTGCAGCCCGAGCGCGTTGCGGATGATGCTCAGCACGACGAAGACCTTCGTGAAGCACGTACAGAGCAGCATCACCGACGGGGCGATCGAGAGCACGGTCAGCGCGATCAGCAGCGTCACCGCGGTGCTGGGCTTACCGTTCGGGCCGTTGTTGACGTTCACCGTCACCTGACCGCCCGGTGGCACCGGGGGAGTGGGTGCGGCCGGTTCGACCACCGGGGTGCTCAGCGGGGCCGCGGGCGCGGGAGCCGGATCGCCCCAGATGACCAGGGCGATGACGAAGCCGAGGAGCAGTAGCCCCGCCGCCCGACGTCTCATCGTTGGCGACTCGCGCCGAATTTGGGGGGCAGGGTGCGGACGAAGCCGACCACCTGCGACCAGGTCGCCGGGGACAGCACCGACCCGGCCAGCGGCCCCGGCGCGGACTCGCGCGCGGCGTGGCGCGCCCCGCGGGCGGGCCGGGCCCGCACCGGGCGGGGCCGGTCCGGGTCGGCCGGTGCGGGGGAGACCGGCGCCCGGTCCTCGGGCCCCGAGGAGAGCACGTCGCCGACGTGGTCCGCGAGCACCGCCGAGAACGGAGCCGACCGTTCGAACGCGGCGAGCGGAGCTTCGGTGAGGTACGTGACCTGGGCGTCGGTCACCCCGAGCACCAGGGCCCGGTCGTCGACCTTGACGACGGCCACCGACGCGCCGCGGCTCAGCTGCTGGCGGGAGAGCACGGCGAGCGACGAGAGACCGCGCCCGCCCGGGCCGCGACGCACCAGCCGGGCCAGACCCCACATCAGCAGGAGCACGACGGCCAGCGAGAACACCGCGCGGAGCGTGGCTTCGATCATGAGCCGGAGGGCCGATCGCTGTCCGGCGTGATGATCTCGGTGACCCGGATCCCGAAGTTCTCGTCGATGACCACGACCTCGCCGCGGCCGATCATGCGCCCGTTGACCAGCAGGTCGGCCGGGCTGCCGGCCAGCCGGTCCAGTTCGACGACCGAGCCCGGCGTCAGCGAGAGCAGGTCGCGCACGGTCATCCGGGTCTGGCCCAGCTCCGCGGTGACGTCCATCTCGACGCCGTGCAGCAGGTCCAGCCCGTGTTGCATCGGTGCCGGCGCCCCACCACCCCCGCCGCCCGAGGCGATGCTGGTCACCGACGTGATCAGCAGGCCGATCAGCGCCCGGACCCCGCTGTCGTCGCTGAGCAGCACGAACGCGGCGTCGCCGGATTCCGAGAGCGCGGTGAGCCCGGCCTCCAGGTCGGGCACCGGGATGCCCTGCTCGACGATGACCGCGCCGAGCGTCCCGGCGGCGGCCTCGGCGACCGGCTGGAGGGCCTGGGTGAGGTCGAGCGCGCCCATCGGGCTCTCGGCCAGCGCGTCGACGAGATCCTGGCTGACCGCGACCAGGAGCTGACCCTGGGCGGCGCCGGAGAAGCTGGCGAGGACACCCTGACCGACCAGACCACCGCTGTCCGGGACGACCTGCGGCTCACCGGCGGTGAGCGGGTCGACCGCAGGCAGCAGCGGCAACGCCGCGGTGGCGGCGGCGCCGACCCGCGCGAGCACACTCGCCGCGGCCTCCGTGGATGCGGTCAACGCCTGGCGTCCTCTCTCGGGGGATCGACGACCAGACACGCCAGCCGCGCCCCGTGGTTACCGGGGACGGCGTGGGCCAGCGTGATGCCGTTGGTGCTGACCGTGAGGGGCCGGTTGACCGGGTGGCCGAGGGAGACCACGTCGCCCGGCTCGAGCGCGACGATCTGCTCCGGGTACATCTGGGTCGTGCCGAACCGCACGACCACCGGCAGCTTCGCGCCCAGCAGACCGCCGGTGAGGTTGCGCAGCGCCAGGTCCTTGGCCATCCGCTCGGCCGGGGTCAGCGCGGTCGCCTCGTCCGCCTTCTGCAGCGCCTGCATCACCGCCGCGAACGGCAGGCACATCGTGGCGATGCACTCCTGGCTGCCGACCTTCATCTCCAGCGACACGACGACCATCGGGTCCGACGGCGCCGCGGCCTGCGCGAACTGGGGGTTGTACTCGATCGCGCCCGCCTTCGGCTCGATCTTCTTGACGGTGTCGAACGAGTACCGGAACTCGCCCAGGATCCGGTCGAGCAGCCCCCGGAACAGGACCGTCTCGATCTCTGAGAGCTCGCGCTGCGGCTGCGCCCCGCCCGGCCCGCCGAGCAGGTGGTCGATGCACGCCAGCGCCATGTCGACCGGGATCTCGAGCAGCGTGATGCCGGGCAGCGGGGAGAGCGTCACCATCGTGAGCAGCGTCGGGTTGCCGATCTGGGCGATGTACTCGTCGTAGCTGAGCTGCTCGATCGAGACCAGGCTGACCTGGGAGATCGCCCGCAGGCTCGAGGTGAGCAGCGTCGTGTACTGCCGGGCGAACGTCTCGTAGGTCATCTGCAGCGTCCGGGCGTGCTCCCGGGACAGCTTCGTCGGCCGACGGAAGTCGTACGGCTGCGGACCGGCGCCCTTGGATCGCCGCGACAGCCGGCCGGCGGTGCGGGGGGCGCCGGCGGGCGCGGACGACGAAGTCACGTCGGCCCGATCGGACGTGAGCCTTGGTTTCTGAGAAGAATGCCCTGTATGTGATTGTGAACGGCGATAGCGCTCGTCACTGGATGACGAACTCCGTGAAGTACACCGCCATCACGTATTCGAGTTTCTCCTCGGTGTAGGCCTTGACCACCTTCTCGGTCAGCTCGGCCTTCTCCGCTTCGCGCTGCTTGTTCGTGGACAACTCGGCCACTTCCAGGTTGCTGAACTGCGAGATGACGATGTCCAGGGCCTTGCTGGTGTCCACGGCCTCGACGGCGTTCGTCGTGGTCTGGAGCGCGATGGCGATCTTCAGGTAGTGCCCGTCGGCCAGGTTGACCGTGATGGCCTCGGCCACCACGACGGCGCTCGGAGTCGGCTCGGGATGAGCGTTCTCCTCGCCGGAGTGGGCGAAGAAGGCGAAGTAGGCGCCGACGCCACCGCCGCCGAGCACCACCACCGCGGCCACGATGATGATGATGAGCAGCTTCTTCTTGCCGCCCTTCTTCTTCTCGTCTTTTTCGTCCTTGTCGTCCTTAGCCATCGCACGTCCTGGTCGTCATTTTTCGCACTTTAGTGGTGTGAATCGGTCTCCGTCGAGCTATCGGGGCTCGTGGCGGACCGGGGCCTCAGATCGCTTTCGCGGCGGCCGGCAGCAGCGAGCTGGTGTCGTCGGGCAGATCGGAGAGCACGATGATCTCCACCCGGCGATTCAGCTTGACCGAGCGGACGTCGCTCGGGCTGATCAGCGGTTTCGTGCCGGCGAAGCCGACCGCTCGCAGCCGGTTGGCCGCGATGCCCTCGTTGCTGATCAGGTACCGCACGACCGCGCTGGCCCTGGCTGTGGACAGCTCCCAGGCCGACGGGTAGTTGCGCGTCGGCACCGGCAGCTGGTTGGTGTGGCCGTCGACCTCGATGTCGTTGGGCAGCGACTTGAGCGTGGGGCCGACGGCGTCCAGGATCTGCTGGCCGCCCGAACGCAGGATCGCGCTGTCGCCGGAGAACACCACCGAGCTCGTCACCACGGTGACGACCAGGCCACGCGAGTCGATCGTGAACGACGCGTCGCCTTCCAGGCCGCTCTTCTTCAGCGCGGCTTTGATCTTCTTCTCGGCCTCGGTGAGGTTCTGGGCCTCGGCCTCGGCGGCCAGCATGCGGGTCTGGGCCTTGGCCAGTTCGGCCGCCGACACGGCTTTCTTGACCAGCGCCTGCTCGGACTCGGTCATCTGCCCGGCCGGGCCCGATCCGGCCGCCAGATCCAGCCCGGCGCTGTCCGAGGCGCTGCTCTGCAGGACCGAGCTCGAGCCCTGCAGCACGGCGTTGGTGCCGAACGCCTGGTTGAAGCCCTCCTGCAGCTGGATGACCTTCGTCTGGTCGACGTTGCTCATCGCGAAGAGCACCAGGAACAGGACCATGAGCAGCGTCATCATGTCCGAGTAGCTGACGAGCCACCTTTCGTGGTTCTCGTGCTCCTCGTGCTCTTCGTGCTTCTTGCGTTTGCCGCCCCCGTGGCCCCCGCCCGACATGTCAGGCGGCCGCCTTGGCGGGTGCCGGGTTCGGGAGCAGCGCCTTCAGCTTCTGGGCGACCAGACGCGGGTTCGCTCCGGCCTGGATCGCCATGATGCCCTCGATCGACAGGTTCATCTGGTCGACCTCGAGCTCGCTGACGCGCTTGACCCGCGAGGCGATCGGCAGCCACATCAGGTTCGACGACATCAGACCCCACAGGGTCGCGACGAACGCGGCCGCGATGACGTGACCGAGTTTCTCCGGCTCGGCGAGGTTCTCCAGCGCGTGGATCAGACCCGTGGTGGTACCGATGATGCCGATCGTCGGTGCGTAGGAGCCCAGGTCGGTGAAGAACTTGGCCGCCGCCTTGTCCCGCTTCTTCTTCGCCTCGATCTGGCCCTCGAGGATCTCACGCAGCTCTTCCGGGTCGGTGCCGTCGACCGCGAGCTGGAGCCCGTCCTTGAGAAACGGGTCGTTGACCTCCTTGATCGCGTCCTCGAGCGCGAGCAGACCCTCTTTACGGGCCCGCTCGGCGAGCTTGACGATCGTGTCGACCGACGCGCCGGCGTCGATCTTCTTCGCGGTCAGCGCGCCGATGAAGTTCTTCCCGAACGCGATCGTGTCCTGCATCGTCGCGCCGGTCATCGAGGCGCAGATCGCACCGCCGAACACCAGCAGCAGCGGAGCGGGCAGAAAGATCGACCCGATGTGGCCGCCCTCGAGGATGATCGTGGTGAAGACGATCGCGAACGCCACCACGATCCCGATGATGCTTGCGGGGTCCATCAGCGCTCCGGACGGTGCAGCGGGACGACGATCTGCGAGGCAGCGTCGTCCGTGGCGGTCAGGGTCGGGTTCTGCGGCTCGAGCACGGCTCGCTGGGCCTCGGCGATGACCGCGGCCCGGTACTGACGGATGAGCCGGGTGACGTCGGCCAACGACTCCAGGACGACGTACTTCGTGTTGTCCACGAGCGTGATGACCGTGTCGGGCGTGACGTCGGCGCGCTCGATCAAGTCCGGGTTCAGCGCGAACTCCTGGCCGTTCAGCCGCGTCAACACGATCACACCTGTGTCATCGGCGGGTGGCGCGCGAGGGTGAGGAAACGGTGCAGGACGGGTGCGAGCCGGGCCCGTGCCCGTCCCGCACCCGTCAGGTCACCGCTTGAGGTTGATCAGGTCGTTGAGCAGCTCGTCGGAGGTGCTGATGATCTTCGAGTTCGCCTGGAAGCCGCGCTGGGCGATGATCAGGTTGGTGAACTCGCTGGCCAGGTCGACGTTCGACATCTCCAGCGTGCCGCCCATGATCGCGCCCCGGCTGCCGCCGCCGGGCGTCCCCATCTGGGGCACGCCGGAGTTGACGGTCGTGCGGAACATCGAGCCGCCGGCCTTCTCCAGACCGGCCGCGTTGTTGAACGACGCGAGCGCGATCTGGCCGAGCGGCTTGCGCAGGCCGTTGGTGAACGACCCGACGAGCTGGCCGTCCTTGGTGATCGAGAAGCCCTGCAGCGAGCCCATCGCGTAGCCGTCCTGCTTCTGCGGCGCGACGGTCGTGGTGCCGGCGTAGTTCGTCAGGCCGGCGATGTCGACCGCGATGTCGCCGGCGGCGCCCGGGAACGTGAGGGTGGCCGGGTCGGGCGTGGTGCCGGTCGCGGAGAACGTGATGTCGCCGCCGTCGAAGTCGGTGGTGCCGTCGCTGACCTTCACCGCCCAGGTGTCGGTGGACGCGCCCTTGGTGAGCGTGAGCGTCAGCTCGGAGGCGTTGCCGGAGCCGTCGTAGACGGTCAGCGACGGGGTGATGACCGTGCCTTCCTTCGCGTCGCTCGGCAGGTTGCCGGAGAACGTCACCTCGGTGCTCTGGGACGGCGCGAGCAGCGTGTTGATCGGCAGCGACATGTCGGTCGGGGTCGTGTTCGACGCGATGACCCCGTCGGCGTCGGCCACCCAGCCCTGGACGCGGGCGCCGTCGTTGGTGACCAGGCCGCCGTTCGCGTCGAACGAGAACGAGCCGGCCCTGGTGTAAAGGGTCTCGGCGCCGGTCTTCACGGTGAAGAAGCCGTCGCCGCTGATCATCAGGTCGGTGCTGCGGCCGGTGGTCTGGGCCGAGCCCTGGGTGAAGTTCGTGGAGATGCCGGCGAGCTGGACACCCAGGCCGACCTGGGCGGGGTTCGTCCCGCCCTGGACCGCTCCCTGCGGTGAGGCCGGTGCCTTGAGCATCTGGTTCAGCGTGTCCTGGAACACCGCCTGGCTCGACTTGAAGCCGGCCGTGTTGACGTTCGCGATGTTGTTCCCGGTCACGTCCATCATCTGCTGGTGGGCGCGGAGACCGCTGATACCGGAGAAGAGCGAGCGCAGCATAGATCGGTTCCTTTGCTTCGGTAGCGCGGGCGCTAGGCGCCGGGGTCGGTGGCATCCGGCGCGGTGCCGGGTGTGGTCGGGCCGGGCGGCGTGGTCGGCGACGCGGTAGCGGGATCCGGGCTCCCGGTACTCACGCCCCCGGGAGCGGTCCCACCCGGGGCCGCGGTGCCGGGCGTCGTGGTTCCGGGTGTCGTGGTGCCCGGCGCCGTAGTGCCTGGCGCCGCGGTGCCGCCGGGCGCCGTCGTGCCCGGCGCCGTCGTGCCCGGCGACGTCGGGCCGCCCGGGGCGGTGGTGCCCGGGACCGTGGTGGGCAGCGGGGACTGGGGCGTGGTGGCGCCGGGCACCGCGTCGCCGATGGGCGTCACCATGTCTCCGGAGCCACCCGCCACCGGCGACGTGCTGGTCGCCAGCCCGACCTTCCCGACCGCGGTGACGCTCGACATCGGGATCGACAACCCGTTCACGGTGACGCTCGGGTTCGAACCCAGCGTCGCGCCCTCGACCTTCCCGGTCACCGAGTTGCCGGTCGCGTCGGTGTAGGTCACGTCCTTGCCGACGAGGTTCGCCGCGCCGAGCGTCAGCTGCGCGGTGAGCATCTGCTGCTGCACCTCGGCCAGGTCCGTGAGCTTCTCGACCGTGGTGAACTGCGCGGTCTGCGCGACGAACTCGGTGCCCTG contains:
- the fliP gene encoding flagellar type III secretion system pore protein FliP (The bacterial flagellar biogenesis protein FliP forms a type III secretion system (T3SS)-type pore required for flagellar assembly.), which produces MRRRAAGLLLLGFVIALVIWGDPAPAPAAPLSTPVVEPAAPTPPVPPGGQVTVNVNNGPNGKPSTAVTLLIALTVLSIAPSVMLLCTCFTKVFVVLSIIRNALGLQTIPPNQVLAGLALFISIFIMTPVLSQVNSQGVQPYLKGTKSQTEAFQDGVQPLREFMLKHTRKDEIALMNRVADKPRPKNKDDVSLPVLIPAFVLSELRAAFIIGFVIFLPFIVVDMVVSASLMSLGMMMLPPVMVSLPFKLLLFVMSNGWTLVVTALVASYR
- a CDS encoding flagellar motor switch protein FliM — protein: MTSSSAPAGAPRTAGRLSRRSKGAGPQPYDFRRPTKLSREHARTLQMTYETFARQYTTLLTSSLRAISQVSLVSIEQLSYDEYIAQIGNPTLLTMVTLSPLPGITLLEIPVDMALACIDHLLGGPGGAQPQRELSEIETVLFRGLLDRILGEFRYSFDTVKKIEPKAGAIEYNPQFAQAAAPSDPMVVVSLEMKVGSQECIATMCLPFAAVMQALQKADEATALTPAERMAKDLALRNLTGGLLGAKLPVVVRFGTTQMYPEQIVALEPGDVVSLGHPVNRPLTVSTNGITLAHAVPGNHGARLACLVVDPPREDARR
- a CDS encoding flagellar FlbD family protein, whose protein sequence is MLTRLNGQEFALNPDLIERADVTPDTVITLVDNTKYVVLESLADVTRLIRQYRAAVIAEAQRAVLEPQNPTLTATDDAASQIVVPLHRPER
- a CDS encoding flagellar basal body-associated FliL family protein gives rise to the protein MAKDDKDEKDEKKKGGKKKLLIIIIVAAVVVLGGGGVGAYFAFFAHSGEENAHPEPTPSAVVVAEAITVNLADGHYLKIAIALQTTTNAVEAVDTSKALDIVISQFSNLEVAELSTNKQREAEKAELTEKVVKAYTEEKLEYVMAVYFTEFVIQ
- the fliO gene encoding flagellar biosynthetic protein FliO, producing the protein MIEATLRAVFSLAVVLLLMWGLARLVRRGPGGRGLSSLAVLSRQQLSRGASVAVVKVDDRALVLGVTDAQVTYLTEAPLAAFERSAPFSAVLADHVGDVLSSGPEDRAPVSPAPADPDRPRPVRARPARGARHAARESAPGPLAGSVLSPATWSQVVGFVRTLPPKFGASRQR
- a CDS encoding flagellar hook protein FlgE, with product MLRSLFSGISGLRAHQQMMDVTGNNIANVNTAGFKSSQAVFQDTLNQMLKAPASPQGAVQGGTNPAQVGLGVQLAGISTNFTQGSAQTTGRSTDLMISGDGFFTVKTGAETLYTRAGSFSFDANGGLVTNDGARVQGWVADADGVIASNTTPTDMSLPINTLLAPSQSTEVTFSGNLPSDAKEGTVITPSLTVYDGSGNASELTLTLTKGASTDTWAVKVSDGTTDFDGGDITFSATGTTPDPATLTFPGAAGDIAVDIAGLTNYAGTTTVAPQKQDGYAMGSLQGFSITKDGQLVGSFTNGLRKPLGQIALASFNNAAGLEKAGGSMFRTTVNSGVPQMGTPGGGSRGAIMGGTLEMSNVDLASEFTNLIIAQRGFQANSKIISTSDELLNDLINLKR
- a CDS encoding EscU/YscU/HrcU family type III secretion system export apparatus switch protein yields the protein MSGEKTEKPTPQKKKKARKEGQIARTPDLGAWVGMLLASFLLPMVIRSMMDRARTLFEKAIDVVEDPDANRMLGLLTDMLPAIALTVAPLAVGMMLTGIGSTAAQGGLNFATKLLKPKFSKLNPFSGLKKILGPHALWEAIKTIVKSGVIGAVLYWSIKDVIPVLMGNGQIPTAVIMEQVVVTVERLIRSAAAAGLVMAAADYAVAKRRTDKQLRMSKQDIKEEHKKSEGDPHVKGAIRAKQMAMSRNRMMADVPKADAVIVNPTHYAVALRYDPLKGAPRVVAKGTGTIAQKIRELGTENRVPVIQDVALARTLYKACDIGQEIPPELYAAVATVLAFVMSLKAKGAAAGTHRLPANRRVALPAAPE
- a CDS encoding flagellar motor protein MotB produces the protein MSGGGHGGGKRKKHEEHEEHENHERWLVSYSDMMTLLMVLFLVLFAMSNVDQTKVIQLQEGFNQAFGTNAVLQGSSSVLQSSASDSAGLDLAAGSGPAGQMTESEQALVKKAVSAAELAKAQTRMLAAEAEAQNLTEAEKKIKAALKKSGLEGDASFTIDSRGLVVTVVTSSVVFSGDSAILRSGGQQILDAVGPTLKSLPNDIEVDGHTNQLPVPTRNYPSAWELSTARASAVVRYLISNEGIAANRLRAVGFAGTKPLISPSDVRSVKLNRRVEIIVLSDLPDDTSSLLPAAAKAI
- a CDS encoding flagellar biosynthetic protein FliQ, coding for MTDAQIIEIGLYTMTIIAKLSAPILLTTLGVGFLISLFQSVTQIQEQTLSFVPKAIAAGAALLLGGNWMLHELVSYTTQIYARIPTLLSGS
- a CDS encoding motility protein A translates to MDPASIIGIVVAFAIVFTTIILEGGHIGSIFLPAPLLLVFGGAICASMTGATMQDTIAFGKNFIGALTAKKIDAGASVDTIVKLAERARKEGLLALEDAIKEVNDPFLKDGLQLAVDGTDPEELREILEGQIEAKKKRDKAAAKFFTDLGSYAPTIGIIGTTTGLIHALENLAEPEKLGHVIAAAFVATLWGLMSSNLMWLPIASRVKRVSELEVDQMNLSIEGIMAIQAGANPRLVAQKLKALLPNPAPAKAAA
- a CDS encoding flagellar hook capping FlgD N-terminal domain-containing protein; this translates as MTAPLSESSNVGATLNQALGAAPVKPPSADLDKDAFLKLLVAQLKYQDPMNPAQGTEFVAQTAQFTTVEKLTDLAEVQQQMLTAQLTLGAANLVGKDVTYTDATGNSVTGKVEGATLGSNPSVTVNGLSIPMSSVTAVGKVGLATSTSPVAGGSGDMVTPIGDAVPGATTPQSPLPTTVPGTTAPGGPTSPGTTAPGTTAPGGTAAPGTTAPGTTTPGTTTPGTAAPGGTAPGGVSTGSPDPATASPTTPPGPTTPGTAPDATDPGA
- the fliR gene encoding flagellar biosynthetic protein FliR; amino-acid sequence: MTWQFEGSQLVALLLATVRASAWLIVVPPFAAPMISARIKAILALTIALAVGPAVQSQAPPLEWAPLVSSAAQQVVVGAALGYITALLFTAFQVAGDLIDMFGGFQVAMAYDPMANTQTAPFGRFYNLLATTLLFATGGHALIIRGFAESYDAVPLTGILSFSALGHVLTEGIGQMFLAAMQIAGPLIAVLFCTDVALGLLTRAAPALNAFSLGFPVKILMTMLLGGLAIGIVPGMVEEVVDTAVVAVMTVIRA
- the fliN gene encoding flagellar motor switch protein FliN is translated as MTASTEAAASVLARVGAAATAALPLLPAVDPLTAGEPQVVPDSGGLVGQGVLASFSGAAQGQLLVAVSQDLVDALAESPMGALDLTQALQPVAEAAAGTLGAVIVEQGIPVPDLEAGLTALSESGDAAFVLLSDDSGVRALIGLLITSVTSIASGGGGGGAPAPMQHGLDLLHGVEMDVTAELGQTRMTVRDLLSLTPGSVVELDRLAGSPADLLVNGRMIGRGEVVVIDENFGIRVTEIITPDSDRPSGS